ttatgattatattatactaagcagctatattttacggttttacaataaaacaaaatgggaaAACaactaaatcacgtatgatgccatagataactaacagttaaactcgatcagctgatgcttttccgccatattgccgcaaaccaaactgcgaaatcgccgtgaagtgtgcgagtgtggagtcatacgtcaacttcgcgatatgttcgctccgcgacgtcttgccgcgattcacgcacatagtctggagggcgcttacaTGTTGGTAATGATTGGAGAAACCAGGAGAAACAAACATACACACAGACTGATCAAATGAAAGTCGcgtctcttaaaacgtagtgattatattctctttATGATTCTCTTTGATAGTGGCATTGAAATTCAGATTACCCCGTTGAAAATTGTTTGAAATAGTGCGTTTGTTTTGTGTATTTAAGTTTATATTACACAATCTATAATGTCATATCAACTGTACAGAAATACTACGATCGGAAACACATTACAAGAAAGTCTTGACGAACTGATCCAGGTCGATGTTTATTTGTATACTTTTCCTGTTTAGAAATTTCGTTTCTTAACAATCTTAACATTCTAGAATCgctaaaatgaaattttatttttatttcagtatGGGCAGATAACACCGGCTTTAGCAGTGAAAGTACTATTACAATTTGACAAATCTATAAATACAGCATTATCCAACAGGGTGAAATCTAGATTAACCTTTAAAGCCGggaaattaaatacttacaggtatcaaaattgttattctattttaattaaattatgtacaaTGTAATCAGGTATAATGTTGTAATGTAATCATCCCACCAACCAGCCATCCAACTTGTTgttatcattaaatctaatgtttaattttatttgtctttggtttttatttgtagtttctttgtacttaaatattgtattttattttgtagtttcacagtgccttggttttactgtaatgctgtgttacttatttgactaataaataaataaataaatatttccagGTTTTGTGACAATGTGTGGACCTTTATGTTGAATGATGTGGAATTCCGAGAAGTACAGGAAGTTGCTAAAGTAGACAAAGTCAAAATTGTAGCTTGTGATGGTAAAAGTAAGTACTACAGCTCACTTGGTTGtatttcttaaaaataattgacaTAGGCTGCACCACAGTAGCAAACCAAAATGCAGAATAATATATAAAGAACCCTATTTGGGCAATATTATTAACTAAATTTCTGGCCTCAATCAACCTAATAGGTACTGCACAACATATTTCATCAACactgccactaagtgctacacAGTCAGGTTCTTGGCTGCTGAATGTGTTAAGAGTTATTTACTCTTGTTgctggagtatcttccagctttccctatcttgtCCCAGTTTTATGACTTTGTGATACTACAATATGCCGTGATCTATTATGATGTCTCTTTAATATCTTTATATTAGAGGCACAATTTTCAGTTCTAGCAATTCAGAAGTATCAATCTTTTTTAGTTATATATACATGCACAATTTTGCATATGGGTTGGCTGAGTCCTGAGTCAATTCTTATATTTAGTTATTGCAAAGCACTAATCAGTattacattgtgcaacatggggcgtaagttgaatattgcaaacgagagtaagttaaatcgcaaCGGCTTGCTGCTTTagtattattacgccccgagttacacacaatgttttttatCACACTtgcaatacaaaaattaagtataagatacaaaaattaagtaaggcactagaaacttcataactccctagggagaatgatttttctataactcccgctaaacctgcgtgcaattccacatttactgagagagtgtgatgaaaatatattttttgttccagATGTTGAGGAAAGGAGATAATTTTTGTGGTGCTGGTATCATGTCTAATTCCAATAATTATCTCAAAATATTTTTGCAAGGCTCTAGTTATGAAAATGGATTCAGGTGTGCATCAGTATAAATACTCAGGGCCTAATTGCATTGAGGGCCTTTTGTTAATATTCCAGTTTGGCTTGTTGTGATTTATAATTATGAGGTTATAAGACTTTTGACATtggtgttgtgttgtgttgtgtagtgtagtgttaATACCAAAGCAAGGGACAAGCATTTCCATTGCTACAATTCAAGAcaaaataggtataggtacttactttattaAGATTTTTCGTAATTGTATGGAATAAATTGAAATGTTTCATTTAAAATTCTGATTGTATTTCATTCATATCATGTTATGtgtgtatttttaaaataaataaattatatactgGTGTATTTGTGGTTTTGAATTAAGTAAATGCTGCCGATTTTTCTACTGGCATAGTTGTTTGACCGTTTGTAGTTTGGCAAGCCATTTCTATCAGTagaagtttaaaaaaattaggTGCTGTACGCGTTGTCCTCCCACACAAAAATTGAATTCCGCGCCTTTTTCTGACAGTGGGTTTGCCAGAGTATAAATAATAGCACAGGAACTATTAATTTACACAAAAGATGACTGTCATCTGATTTTCGAAGCTAGACCACTGAGCTAGACAGGATGGTCTTATTGCGGTAAGACTGGTTTCCTCAAAGTGGAAAAATGGACACTAaaagaccgtaaaaagtctgcagcgattttgatagcccacgctgtgcaagtgtcattttaaacgtcaaacttctatgaaattatgacgtatacataacacttacactgcgtgggctatgaaatCCATTGCAGACTTTGTATGGTGCAACTATAATAGGTTTGCATAGCACTTGAATGGGACTAATGGGAgatcttaattttttttctgaatggcaacatttagaaagggacagaggtCTCCCTCATGGCTCTTGTTTGGCAAGTTTTCTTCCTTACCAAGTGAAATTAAGCTTTAACCCAATATGAACAGAGTCCATTTTAATTACTGAGTTTTTTGACAGTATGGATCTCGCTTGTTCTACCTGTTGTGTGATCTGTCtattctgtcatttctgatttctgTCAGTGTCTACTATTGTGTTACTTCATTGTGTGTTAACTCGCAGTTCGCAGtaataaaatcaagcattttataGAAAGAACTGCGTTTGTTTTgtgtacttattaaaatttaaattacacaAATTTATAATGTCATATCAACTGTACAGAAATACTACGATCGGAAACACATTACAAGAAAGCCTTGACGAACTGATCCAGGTGTTTATTTGTATACTTTTCCTGTTTTGAAATTTCGAATTTTATCATTCTAGAGTTGCTAAAATTAAGTTTATTTCAGTATGGGCAGATAACACCGGCTTTAGCAGTAAGAGTGCTATTGCAATTTGACAAATCTATAAATACAGCTTTATCCAACAGGGTGAAATCTAGATTAACCTTTAAAGCCGgaaaattaaatacttacagGTATGCAATTGTTATACTATTTctaagtaataataatttattaaaaatgtgttatgaatattataattattatattatgtacttacattgCACCAGGTATAATGTAAATGTAACCCATCAATTTGTTgcttgttttatattttttaaattatttattttcaggttttGTGACAATGTGTGGACCTTTATGTTGAATGATGTGGAGTTCCGAGAAGTGCAGGAAGTTGCTAAAGTAGACAAAATCAAAATTGTAGCTTGTGATGGTAAAAGTAAGTACCTTTTCTTATTATACATTCTCATTTTCATCTAGGGCAGTGACTCAGTTTGtttaaa
Above is a window of Cydia fagiglandana chromosome 18, ilCydFagi1.1, whole genome shotgun sequence DNA encoding:
- the LOC134673172 gene encoding transcription initiation factor IIA subunit 2-like, with the translated sequence MSYQLYRNTTIGNTLQESLDELIQYGQITPALAVRVLLQFDKSINTALSNRVKSRLTFKAGKLNTYRFCDNVWTFMLNDVEFREVQEVAKVDKIKIVACDGKNVEERK
- the LOC134673230 gene encoding transcription initiation factor IIA subunit 2, whose amino-acid sequence is MSYQLYRNTTIGNTLQESLDELIQYGQITPALAVKVLLQFDKSINTALSNRVKSRLTFKAGKLNTYRFCDNVWTFMLNDVEFREVQEVAKVDKVKIVACDGKNVEERR